In Festucalex cinctus isolate MCC-2025b chromosome 1, RoL_Fcin_1.0, whole genome shotgun sequence, the sequence CGAGCGTGCAATGGGATGATGTCTTTattctttggtttggcaacgTACGTACAGGTGAGCTTTTAAACTACACAATAAAGTTTTAGTCATGTTAAAACAACACCACCACCCTGATTTCTGGACTGTGTTGGGCAGATCAACGACCCGGATGCCGCCTTGTGGATGGTAAATAATAAAcacacgagaaaaaaaaaacataaatatgacaCCTTCAAGCCGACTTTAGTGAATAATAATCgtgttttgtgcatttttcccCTGTTCTAGTTCGGTTACGGCGTTCCTGCCCTCCTCTGTGCGTTCATTGGGCTCAAACCCCACGTGACAGGTATCCAAACCAAAGATGCTTCATTGTGATTGCCCCGTGGCTGCAATACGTCGACGCGTCCGCCATGTTAGATGTGGCATGTTACGTCTACCTTGTCAATTAACGCAAGTAAATAGATTTGAGTCTACAAATTTTGTATGCAAATAGATGTTGTAATGAACAAAtggcatatacaaaaaaaaagtaggctaaATGTTCAGGCTTATGACATTTCAACTGTCAAAAGTCAATATGATTGCTCCGTGCTGTTGCTATTTTTGCAGAGATGTTACCATGGAGGCGCGTGGCTGACTTGCACATAATGCTGTGCACTGGTATGCTCTTGATCATTGGATGGAAGCTTTACGGCCAGAAAATGACAGGTGTCTTCCAAGAAGAGGAGGCCAGGTAAATGAATAGGATACCCTAAGATATGTGAACATCCGTCTTTGTGaccagataaaaataaaatgtttactattattattattattagtagtagtattattagtattattatttgacCATAAAAGTCAtattacatttcattttttaaaatcatttttaaagcatttttttttttaaacgtgttggggggggggggggggaaatctacATTGCcgtattctgtttttttttttttttttttttttttttttttttaaactattataatttttttattttattattatttttcttagaGAATTTGGTGGTGTGGTGCTGACCGTTTTGTGGCTTTTGTTGTGTCGTCACTCGGGAAGGTACAGTCAACATCAACACATTAAATACGTCGCATACATTATATTTAAATTAGATTGATTTAACAGCCACGTTTTGTTGTCCTGCAGGTCGGCGGTGGGCAAGCTGAGAGTTGCGGCCGCTGTCCTTGTCACTCTCTTTCCGTTTGTGTGCTGGTTTTACTTCCACGTCCATGAGGAGCTGCGTACCAACTGGCCCACGCACTGCAAAACTGCACTTTAACGGCAACAAACGGACATTCTATTTGGCATATGATTGAAAATTATGGACCAATAACAGGGTTTGTTGAAGCAAGATGTGCCATTTTGTACTATAATTGTTTAATGtgcaatttcatgttatttaattttataaaaCCATTTGTGTGAATCGGTGAGATACAAATACTTTGCTACTGTAATGTAATTGTCCAGTGATTGTGTCTTTTCATTTCGAGCATTATGAGTATTAACTGAGTTataagtaaatgagttaaagtaaatctttttttttttcattgtttaaaaTGGATATAGTATAAAATTGACAGTAAAGTTCTTTTTCTACATAAGATTTCACCTTTTagtctttttacttttactttcaccTTAAAGAAATTGAATCAGAATTTCTACAAGTATTTTGTAGTATCCATTCTACTTAGCGTCAGTAATTTTGAATCGTGACTTTCTGATTTCATAGTACTGTACATTAAGTAGTAATGGTAGTTAGTTTTACATCCTCTAGTCGGCAGCACAGAAACTTAAACAAATGACTGACGACGAAGACACCACTTCCGTTTTTTCCACAGCTGATCTGAGAGCAGCCAACTGACAAATGTATCCACGGACTGAATGTATTTTACCGTTTACGGTTCAAGGAACTGATCTGAGCGCAGCAATATTTTAAGGGAGAGTTCCGGTTTCTCTGTCACATTTTGTAAAATTAATAGGTGCAGTGAAAGATGTCGGTAAGTGTTTTGTTTCACCGCCTGGGCTGCAGGcggtttggtggtgattttaaaGTCTTCCAAAGCGTCAGATTTATTCACCGCCTCGTTCGGCGAGACTTGGGACCAACGTGCACGCTGTCACCGCCACCGACAAGCATCTGCTGCCGAGTAGGTCATTCACATTCACCACCAAAGTCAGTTCAGATAAGCGTCAATTTAACGCTATGAATGTGATCTGCTATGGATTGATGCAGAGTACTAATTATGGAATGTCAATGTCTATTATTGTCATTCTGCACAATGCCGACCTATTGTCAGCAAATACCTAAACGTCCGACTCCTTAGGTTTAGTGTTGACATCAATTTGAAAATATAGCTAGCCCAGTACGTGCTCGTGCTGTATAATTTAATTAGCAATTCGCATTGAGTcctttgattgacaggtgaaATAGTCAAGACAATCCCTCATGCTCACTCATCCATAATTGACAGGTGAATGTGAGGGAGTGGCACACCTGCCTAGCAACACGATGCCAACTTCCGCAAAGTGCCAAGCGGTTTTCCACGCTTTCTCCACCGCCTTCATCGCGGGAAAAATCTCGGAAGTTAGGGGTGAGTTGATTCGTTGGTAAAATGTGTTCACTAAAGTCACCTTCCATCATCTTATTTCTGCAAAATGTCTGCAGTGAACCCCTCTTTATTTCGGGCAGTAAATTACAGACCATCCACAATGAGTGAAAATCTGTGATATAGGGAGAAGATGAGAacacataattaaaaaacattgtTTGACCTTTTGCACAATTTTGAGATTGCATGATTTGGGACCATTTAGGGCTCAAAATGAAACGGAAATGGTTCAAGAatgagtgatgatgatgatgataataataattcatcgaTTTACCAGTAGCCAATCAGAGCCCAAGAGAATGAAAATCCAGTGAGACTGCATGGATTAGATTgacattttactgcattttaATTAAGATTTGTTATAGAATATACAGTATTCATGTTAACATACGCTGTAAAACCCCTTAAAAGTCATTGTTACGTTCTGAATAAATCAAACATGATGAAGAGGGGTTTACTGTCTTTAACATATTAATGATTGAAATAGTAGCTTGGAAATGTTGAAATAATGGTGTGAATGTTTTGTGTATAGCCCGTCACATGGAAATCTTTAGCAATAACTTTAGCCATCGGGGGAGCTATGCTCGGCGGGATGAAATACTTGAAGAGCCAAAAAGAAGCAAGTAAGTTGCATTGGACACATTTACCTGTACATTGACTTATGAGCTTGCTCACATAACATTATACTCATAAATCAAGGTAGCACTGTATTAAAGGCGAGCTCTGAAGCCTCACACTCATGTGTCCCTAATGATGTGATGGGTTACAGTGATGGAAAAAGAGCGCAACAAGTCGATCGGGCGACCGGCGCTGGGCGGACCGTTCTCGCTGGTGGACCACAACGGGAAGTCGGTGAGCAACGACGACTTCCTGGGCCAATGGGTGCTCATCTACTTCGGCTTCACGCATTGTCCTGACATCTGCCCCGACGAGCTGGAGAAGATGATTGAGGTGGTGGATACAATTGGTAAAAGAAAAACTCCAACATACATCATCTATCACGGTGTGGGTTACATTCCAGACCCACCCTTCATAAGTGAAAATCTGAGATGTTAggcattttatatttaaatatcaAAATGTTCAACCCAAGCACATTATTTCGTGTAATGAAAGTCTGCtaccttaatgctaacatataatgtgaaATGCCATAGACTAGTGAATAGGAATTAGCGTTGATGTAACAGTAATTAATCATGTCTGCCTTGTCTTGCTCTGAATGTGCACAACTTTAAATttccactgtaaaaaaaacatatagttgcttaaaaatacagtatagtcTGGGTTCACTGTATTTATGCTTTAACTGGTTGCAGGCGCTTCTTATCTGATCACTTAATGCGTCCTttatgtgtgtctgtgttttttttttctttttaaatccaGATAATATCAAGCCTTTGCCCAACCTGACACCCATCCTCATCACCATTGACCCTGACAGGGACACCACAGAGGCCATGAGAGCCTATGTCAAAGGTACGGCATGGGCATAGTGTGACAAATGTGACCCATGACAGAgaaataaagttaactgaagtGAAGAAGATGCAATATGATGCTCATTCTCAAGGTCAGATATATGCGACCTGGCCGTTCAGACTGCGGTCGCATTTGCAAAAATTCGGATACGTATCCGATCTAGGACCACATATGAAAGCGACCCAGGTCGGATATGAAATAATTGGAATTGAGCCGTTCAGACTGACATATAAAAAAGTCCGTTCtgagttgcatttgcctgcAGTGTGAACGTAGCCTTCGACTCACTTCTCGTCTTGTTGCATTGAAAGCCACTGTCACAGCAGACTTGACACCACTGACAAATCCCGGCTCTACCCACGACTCAGCAATTGTGTGAAAGGGTCTTTGCGGGTTGTCATCATTTGATttccacgttttttttgtttttgtttgtttttaagagtTTTCTCCGAAGCTACTGGGCCTGACGGGGACAAAAGCTCAAGTGGAGCAAGCGTCAAGAGCTTACAGAGTTTACTACAGTGAAGGACCCAAAGATGAAGACAACGACTACATCGTGAGTCACCGTAAACAATCACAGAAAGCCGGCTCAGCATTGATTTATCAGATGAAGGTCAATGTATAGTACACTCTTTATTTCACTTGTAAGACAATTCAGCGCTCTGGCAACACGAATGTCTTACACTTTTCCTACCACTGTATGTCAAAGTTGTCGTACTCGTGTGTAGAAATACTAGTGGAAGGGAGAAGTGGAGACAAAATACAATTGAGAAGGAAGTTTTTGTGCGGAGTTGTCTTTTCAGTAATACTTTGCATAAACCCAATTTgagcatagattttttttaatatagctgATAGCTGGATACTAGTGTGTTATTCCTGTTATAGCAGTAATTTACTAGTGAGGTTTAATTGCATACTAGCAATTCAAAAGTGGCAGTAGTAGAGGAAAAACACGACTCGTAAGACTAGCGCTAAATTGCCTTACTAATGAGGACAAAGTATATTACTACATGGACCTTATGCGGGATGTCAAGACgttaaataaatatcaaacagCTTTCTTTAGTTTACTAGTTAATTTGTCTACTAGTAAGCCAAAAGTGACACTagttgtgggaaaaaaacattactagtGTGCCCTAGTCATTCTATTAGTGCTATGAATTTTCTGAGGACAAAGATTGTACTATTACATGGACATTCATATCAATGTATGAGTAAATAATCAAAAGGACTTCCACAATGCTGTTGAGTTGGAGCATTCTGTTGTTTTTCTGCACCTGGCCACGTTTTCACGTTTTGTGGTTTGTGGTGTTTGCCAGGTGGACCACACCATCATCATGTACCTGGTCGGACCCGACGGAGAATTTGTGGACTATTTTGGTCAGAACAAAAGCAATGTGGAAATCTCCAACACCATTGCGGCTCACATGAGAAAGGCCACGACAAAGAAATGATTGGACGCCAGACTGGACATTGGACAAACACCTGATGTACTTAAATCAAAAGTGGCTTTGTTGTTCGTTTGACAATTTAAAACACTATTTATGAAATTCGTAGCAGACTCTTCAACTACTCGTTTTTTTCTGACGTCTCGCGCAATGTTCTTGATGAGATTGGAGTCAAGCATACCTTTGTTGACTCTATaataggggtggaacaaaaccCCATCT encodes:
- the sco1 gene encoding protein SCO1 homolog, mitochondrial: MSVSVLFHRLGCRRFGGDFKVFQSVRFIHRLVRRDLGPTCTLSPPPTSICCRVNVREWHTCLATRCQLPQSAKRFSTLSPPPSSREKSRKLGPVTWKSLAITLAIGGAMLGGMKYLKSQKEAMMEKERNKSIGRPALGGPFSLVDHNGKSVSNDDFLGQWVLIYFGFTHCPDICPDELEKMIEVVDTIDNIKPLPNLTPILITIDPDRDTTEAMRAYVKEFSPKLLGLTGTKAQVEQASRAYRVYYSEGPKDEDNDYIVDHTIIMYLVGPDGEFVDYFGQNKSNVEISNTIAAHMRKATTKK
- the tmem220 gene encoding transmembrane protein 220 gives rise to the protein MNQANMECGEKANYNQIPTRDSEGTLEKGRLDVSCGRAETRMTFQVNAYTATTWMLVVWRACNGMMSLFFGLATYVQINDPDAALWMFGYGVPALLCAFIGLKPHVTEMLPWRRVADLHIMLCTGMLLIIGWKLYGQKMTGVFQEEEAREFGGVVLTVLWLLLCRHSGRSAVGKLRVAAAVLVTLFPFVCWFYFHVHEELRTNWPTHCKTAL